CAACAAATGGAAGACCGATAAATGTTAGAGCAATTATAATACCGAGTGGTGTAAAGGCGATTTTAAAATTGAAAAACTGTCCAATCCAGCCATTTGGTGCATATAGCGATGTTAAAGCAATACCTGCTACTGCCGTAGGTAAAGCAAATGGTAAATCTACAAGACCGTCAATAATACGTTTAAACGGGAAGTGGTAGCGTACGAGTACCCAAGCGATAATGGTGCCAAACACAACGTTTACTAAACCAGCAGCAAGTGCAGTGCCAAAGCTTAACTTATAAGAGGCAATTGCTCGAGGGTCGGTGACAATTGCGGTAAACTCTGCCCAGCTTAACGACATTGTCTGAATGAAAATCATTGCTAAAGGTAAGAGCACAAGCAAGCTTACGTAGAGCATCGTATAACCAAGTGAAAGGTGGAAGCCGGGAATAACACGAGCCGGCTTCTTTTTAAATGTTAGGCTAGTCATCATATGCCTCCTTATTGTGGAACGTAAATTTCATCGAATGTACCACCATCTTTAAAATGTGTTGTCTGAGCTTCTGTCCAACCCCCAAAGTCTTCAATGGAAATAAGTTCAAGCTTAGGGAATTGCGCTTGGTATTTTGCTAATATATCTTCATTGCGTGGTCGATAGTAGTTTTTCGCAGCAATCTCTTGACCGATGTCACTATATAAATGTTGTAGGTATGCTTCTGCGACTTTACGCGTCCCTTTTTTATCAACAATTTTGTCAACGATTGCTACAGGAGGCTCTGCTAAAATACTTAAAGAAGGTGTAATAATTTCGAATGCATCTTTCCCTAATTCATTAAGTGATAAATAAGCTTCATTTTCCCAGGCAATTAACACATCACCAATTTTTCTTTCAACAAAAGTAGTCGTGGCGCCGCGAGCACCAGAATCAAGTACCTCTACATTGCGATACAAAGCCTTCATAAAATCTTTTATTTGCTTCTCGTCATTGTTATACAACTTCGCTGCATAGCCCCATGCGGCTAAGTAATTCCAACGGGCACCACCTGAAGTTTTTGGGTTTGGCGTTATGACTGAGACATCGTCTTTTACTAAATCATCCCAATCTTGAATCCCTTTTGGATTGCCTTTTCTTACTAAAAAAACAATGGTAGAAGTATAGGGTGTAGAATTATTTTCAAATTCTGTTTGCCAGTCTTTGTTTAGTAGACTACGAGCTTGGGCAATTTCATCAATATCGTAAGCAAGTGCTAATGTGACAACATCGGCTTCTTGACCATCAATAACCGCACGCCCTTGTTTACCCGAGCCACCATGTGATTGATGAATTTTTACTTCTTGACCTGTTTCGTTTTTCCACTTCGCGATAAAGTCTTGATTAAATTCATCGTAAAGCTCACGTGTTGGATCATAAGATACATTTAGTAACTCAACTGTTTTTTGTGTGTCTTGCGAAGTTGTATTGTTATCTTTGGACGTGCTATTACATCCTGTTAACATAATTGTTAACCCTGATAAGAGTACAATTGTTTGAAAAATAGTTTTTCTTTTGTTCATTGAAAATCTCTCCTTTTTCTTACAAAATGCAAAAGGACCATCTCTTCAACATGTATCAACACATGTTAAGGAGATGGCCTTCAGATAATCTGATCAGCATGTTTTGTTTTTTAGCTTAGTACCACATTAAACATATATTTCCTATTAGTCAACAAGGAATTGAAAAAATATTTAAAATTTTAGATAGGTTTTTCCCTAAGTCCAGTAACGAGTAGCAAAAGACTCTTTTTATGAATAAAATTATTTGTATATAACGATAGTGACAGTTTAAAGAGGTGCAAAATGAAATTCTTTAAATATGTTTATATTTTTACAAAACCTAGTTGACTACTAGGTGTAATTTAGTATATATTGGGTAATAAGAAAAGTGATTGTTGAATGAGGTAAAAGATTACTAGTTTACAATCATCATATATGCTGGCTAGTCAAACTAGAGGCGTTTTAACGAAGGTACAATGCATTATTGTATCTGTTGTTAAAACGCCTTTTTCTATATCCGAAAATGTTTCGAGGGGGATTTTATGTTAACGTATGCAACTTGGCAGGAGCCAACGACTAATTTTGAAGTGGATGAATCCTATAAGGGTGCACTTGAGGTGTTACGCTGGAGCTATGCACAATATGGCGATGAGATTGTATATGCGTGTAGCTTTGGTATTGAGGGAATTGTGTTGATTGATTTGATTTCAAAAGTAAAGCCAAATGCTACGATTGTTTTTTTAGACACAGATGTCCATTTCAAAGAAACGTATGACACGATTGAACGAGTAAAAGCAAACTATCCGCAGCTAACGATTATACTGCAAAAGCCTAAGCTGACACTTGAGGAGCAAAAGGCGCAATATGGCGATGAATTATGGAAGTCCAATCCTAATCAGTGCTGTGACATCCGAAAAATAAAGCCGTTACATGAGGCGTTATCAGGAGCAAAAGCTTGGATTTCAGGGTTGCGCAGAGAACAATCGCCAACTCGGCAACAGACAAATTTTATCAATCGTGATGACAAATTTAAATCCATTAAAATTTGCCCGCTTATTCATTGGTCATGGAAAGATATATGGCGTTATGTTTCCAAGCATAATTTAACGTACAATCCATTACACGATCAAGGCTATCCGAGTATTGGCTGTGAACACTGCACACAACCTGCATTTACGTTGGATGATTTACGTGCAGGTAGATGGCAAGGAACGGGTAAAACTGAATGTGGGTTACATGAATAGGGGCGTTTAAATCATGCTGGAATATATTGCAATAGCTATAAGTTTATTTTTTGCAATGAATATTGGGGCAAGTGGTGCAGCAGCATCCATGGGTGTTGCTTATGGGGCAGGCGCTATAAAAAAAGCATGGCACGCATTGTTAATTTGTGCGGTAGGGGTTTTGGCAGGCGCTATATTGGGTGGCGGTGAAGTTGTCAAGACTATCAGTTCAGGGATTATGCCACAACAGTATATTACTGTAAAAATCGTCATCATTATATTAATTTCTGCGACAAGTGCGTTGTTTCTTGCCAATTTGTTAGGCATTCCCTTATCGACGAGTGAAGTAACCGTCGGAGCGGTCGTAGGTGTAGGAATTGCCTACCGCGTGCTATATGTCAAATCATTGCTCGTGATTATGGCCTTTTGGGTAATCGTTCCTGTTATAGCGTTTGTCATTGCCTTTATAGTTGGCAAAGTACTGTATAAATTTCAAGGGAAGAGCTTTTTGAAAAACCACCCAATTTTAACAGTGCTACTCATATTTGCTGGATTTTTCGAAGCTTTTTCAGCAGGGATGAATAATGTTGCCAATGCAGTAGGCCCACTTGTTGGTGCTGGTATGATTACGGTGACAAAGGGTATTTGGCTAGGCGGTGCTTTTGTTGCACTAGGGGCGTTGTTGCTAGGAAGACGTGTACTTGAAACAAATGGCAAAAAGATAGTGCGTTTTGAAAAAGCTGAAGGCATTCTTATTTCAACTACAGGTGCCTTGCTTGTTGGTATTAGTTCATTGTTTGGCTTACCTGTACCATTAACGCAAGTAACTTCCTCTTCTATTATTGGTATCGGAATGGCGAAAAGCGGTAAACAAATTTTTCATAAACATATCGTAAAGAAAATCATGTGTATTTGGATTGTAT
This genomic interval from Lysinibacillus sphaericus contains the following:
- the cysT gene encoding sulfate ABC transporter permease subunit CysT; this encodes MTSLTFKKKPARVIPGFHLSLGYTMLYVSLLVLLPLAMIFIQTMSLSWAEFTAIVTDPRAIASYKLSFGTALAAGLVNVVFGTIIAWVLVRYHFPFKRIIDGLVDLPFALPTAVAGIALTSLYAPNGWIGQFFNFKIAFTPLGIIIALTFIGLPFVVRTVQPVLQNISVEVEEASASLGATRLQTVCKIIFPELAPAILTGFSLAFARALGEYGSVVFIAGNMPMKTEITPLIIMTKLEQYDYAGATSIAAVMLITSFVLLFTINLIQWLANRRFIH
- a CDS encoding sulfate ABC transporter substrate-binding protein, producing MNKRKTIFQTIVLLSGLTIMLTGCNSTSKDNNTTSQDTQKTVELLNVSYDPTRELYDEFNQDFIAKWKNETGQEVKIHQSHGGSGKQGRAVIDGQEADVVTLALAYDIDEIAQARSLLNKDWQTEFENNSTPYTSTIVFLVRKGNPKGIQDWDDLVKDDVSVITPNPKTSGGARWNYLAAWGYAAKLYNNDEKQIKDFMKALYRNVEVLDSGARGATTTFVERKIGDVLIAWENEAYLSLNELGKDAFEIITPSLSILAEPPVAIVDKIVDKKGTRKVAEAYLQHLYSDIGQEIAAKNYYRPRNEDILAKYQAQFPKLELISIEDFGGWTEAQTTHFKDGGTFDEIYVPQ
- a CDS encoding phosphoadenylyl-sulfate reductase, whose product is MLTYATWQEPTTNFEVDESYKGALEVLRWSYAQYGDEIVYACSFGIEGIVLIDLISKVKPNATIVFLDTDVHFKETYDTIERVKANYPQLTIILQKPKLTLEEQKAQYGDELWKSNPNQCCDIRKIKPLHEALSGAKAWISGLRREQSPTRQQTNFINRDDKFKSIKICPLIHWSWKDIWRYVSKHNLTYNPLHDQGYPSIGCEHCTQPAFTLDDLRAGRWQGTGKTECGLHE
- a CDS encoding inorganic phosphate transporter; amino-acid sequence: MEYIAIAISLFFAMNIGASGAAASMGVAYGAGAIKKAWHALLICAVGVLAGAILGGGEVVKTISSGIMPQQYITVKIVIIILISATSALFLANLLGIPLSTSEVTVGAVVGVGIAYRVLYVKSLLVIMAFWVIVPVIAFVIAFIVGKVLYKFQGKSFLKNHPILTVLLIFAGFFEAFSAGMNNVANAVGPLVGAGMITVTKGIWLGGAFVALGALLLGRRVLETNGKKIVRFEKAEGILISTTGALLVGISSLFGLPVPLTQVTSSSIIGIGMAKSGKQIFHKHIVKKIMCIWIVSPIFSLAISYSLIQLFMEKDLYAIVIMGSVIIGTLGAISLMRTMREEERSIYDAGEGI